Proteins encoded together in one Labrus mixtus chromosome 18, fLabMix1.1, whole genome shotgun sequence window:
- the eif4eb gene encoding eukaryotic translation initiation factor 4eb, whose protein sequence is MATAEPESNPSPTQTDEDGAEECGQEIVSPEAYIKHPLQNKWSLWFFKNDKSKTWQANLQIISKFDTVEDFWALYNHIQLSSNLMSGCDYSLFKDGIEPMWEDERNKRGGRWLLTLNKQQRRLDLDRFWLETLLCLVGEAFDSYSDDICGAVVNIRTKGDKIAVWTSDFENREAVTHIGRVYKERLGLPIKMTIGYQSHTDTATKSGSTTKNKFVV, encoded by the exons ATGGCGACCGCCGAACCG GAAAGCAACCCAAGTCCAACCCAGACTGATGAGGACGGAGCTGAGGAGTGTGGACAGGAGATTGTAAGCCCTGAGGCCTACATCAAACATCCCCTCCAGAACAA ATGGTCCCTGTGGTTCTTCAAGAATGACAAGAGCAAAACATGGCAGGCCAACCTGCAAATCATCTCTAAATTTGACACTGTTGAAGATTTCTGGGC TCTCTACAACCACATCCAGTTATCAAGCAACCTCATGTCAGGCTGTGATTACTCCCTATTTAAG GACGGCATTGAACCCATGTGGGAGGATGAGAGGAACAAGCGTGGCGGCCGCTGGCTGCTCACACTCAACAAGCAGCAGAGAAGATTAGACCTGGACCGTTTCTGGCTGGAAACT CTCCTGTGCTTAGTGGGAGAGGCCTTTGACAGCTACAGTGATGACATATGTGGAGCTGTGGTCAACATCCGCACAAAAGGAGACAAAATAGCTGTCTGGACATCAGATTTTGAGAATCGGGAAGCTGTGACACACATAGG GCGAGTTTACAAAGAACGCTTGGGGCTTCCCATTAAGATGACTATTGGCTACCAATCTCACACGGACACGGCTACCAAGAGCGGTTCAACCACCAAGAACAAATTTGTTGTTTGA